The nucleotide sequence gttataattttaagattaatcaaaatgaataaattgcaaattttaaaatttatttatatttattttttgaatgaattcaaaatttaagtttgatGCGTTCTTACTTCTTTAAAATCCTTAATATGATAACTTTGTTAAAGTAGAGAAAacttttgttataaaaatgaaatatatatatatatatatatacatatacaaagttttatattttgcaatgttatatatatatattaaatttcaaaaaggaattaactaattaaattattgtattcaataatttaaataaaactagctagatacaaataaaataaaaatttagaataaaactATACTCAAAAGGACTTGACTTGTAATCTCTGATAATGACGTCAAAGTAGTGGTGTTAATGTTAGCATTGGCGACGACGATAAAGATGAAGATCTATTGAGAGGTGAATGTTCTATGTGATTTTTTGTTCGAATGTGATAGGAAAATTCCTTGGTAAGTCATAAATGAttgaaaatgagttttcaatgtATTATTTCATCACACTGACTAAGATCCATCGCATAATAATGAGTTATTGAGTTTAATTAGTCCATAATTTTTACTTGGTTGGACGTTAGCAATGgaaacattaaatcacatgatAATCATCAACAAAATATGGGTTCACTATGAATTGAATTCATTGCCAATTAGATTATcgttatatatatgttacaaaATATCACTCAAGATTGTCATAGTGTttcaagaagatgaagaaattctCAAAAAACATATTGCAAAATTCGATATAACGTCAAAAGATTTGATGTTTTATAATTACTATATGGCAGTAAATCTAGAAAATCACATATTCAAAAGCAAAGCGATTGAAATAAGaattgtgtgatttgtattatgtttttgATACCATTAAGAATTAATAAGAGGGTTTAATTGTCATTAAGAGCTAGTGCCGATTTTGTATCCTATAGAAGAAGGGTCTTGTAGCAACAAACACCAAACTATTGACTCATTTCATGAACCGTGTCGACagtttttcaaaagttaaaaattgttGATTAGTCGATGAATATTGTCGATAATTTATGTTTAGTAGATTGTGCATGAAAGCTTTGGGAGTTAATGGATTGTCGACTATTTATCTCATACGTCACTTGTCAGTACCAAGGGCTACATGGCTTCAAAGTGGATTACCACGGATTAATCTTCCAATTAGCATATAAAAGAGAgattaaaaaatgaaagaagaagcTAGAAATTTTGCTAGTATTTTTGCAGACCTAGCTTAATATTGTTCTTTTTGGTACGTACGTAGctgcttcttcttgttcttcttttcttaaatTTGCTCTCAAGGTGTGTGTTGAGATGGGTTTTTGAAACCAATGAGAGCAACAAGCTAGCCTAGCCCGCACATGTCTATTAATTAATGTGGCTTTTAGATAGCAAGGATCGAAGTTTTGAAACTTTCTTAATTTGGTGTACGTGGACCAATTAGAccttgaggagaaaaatgttAGCTAGCTTGTGAATTAagcttttttttaattatttcattctttgacttttcaaaaatgtattttactaaattgtttaattttttacaatatTCTAATAATGGATATTAATTGCATATTAATTGTTTAAACGCTGaaacttcatatatatatatatatatatattatgaggGGAGAGAGGAGTACGTACGTAGTTTTGTccacaaacaaatttattatcaaattaattgtggaataataatatattcattttcaaatttcaccTACTACTTACTTTGAATATGGAATTTGGTTTAGAGTAGTTGAATTTCATAGAATTCCAATTTCATTCCAAACATACAAATAAGTTGGAATTGGAGATGAACTTGAGAAAATTTTGTGAATTAAGTTCATAATTCATTCCaaatagctagctagctagggattaataattaatgtgttaattatattttatatcagtTTAGTTAATACAAATGTACAATATGTTAATtctgaatattattattatatatgaaatagCTAGCATTATTAATTGGTGGAGTTTACGTACAGTACTTAATTATAATCTCAATTTTGTTggtaacaaaattattataaattttaatacatgTACATGTACACTGCATGGCTGTCATCtatcacctatatatatatatatatcatctatcatctATATATGGTATATATGTACACTGGGTACGTAGCAATTTCTTTATTGtggtatatatatttaattatatatatatatatattaccttaGGCAAGCAATCACAACTTTTGAActgtagtagtagtagtagtagtattaATTCCATACATACGGAATTGGCAATGAATATTTGTgtgtattatattattataattcaatatatatatatatatatatcccagcACAGCAGGATAAGTCCTGTTGACATATTGAATTTGACATTTCAATATTCCATGTAatcaatccaatccaatccaatccaatccaatccgaTTAAGCAACAAGACTTGCTCTatgcaatctctctctctctctctctctctctctctataaattgCATGCAGGTTGAAGCTGCTCTGATCACCAAACCAAGTCTTCTATCAAAGGCAAACCACATATCATCCATCGTATACAAATTGTTTCTTTAATTTGCTTCTTCACGATCATGAAGCCTTCAACAACACTACTGCTCCTCTCAGCACTCCAGCTCCTTGTCCTTGTGTTTCTCTCGCCGCCTGCCCCAACTAATTCATTCTTGCTTGTTGCAGCCGATGCTGCCCCCGAGGCTGTGCGCGACATCGACGGCGACAAGCTCCGGGCCGGCACcgagtattacattcttcccgtGTTCCGAGGCAGAGGCGGCGGTGTCTCCCTCGGCCCGCGGAACGCCACCATTTACAGTTGCCCTTTGGACGTTGTCCAGGAGTCGCAGGAGCTCGACAAGGGTTCCCCGGTGGCCTTCTCTCCGGTTAACCCAAAGAAAGGCGTCATTCGCCTCTCTACCGATCTAAACGTGAAGTTCCCATCGGTGGCAACGGTGTGCATTCAATCCACCGTCTGGAAGCTGGACAGCTACGACGAATCGAGCGGGCAGTACTTCATCACGACGGCGGGCAAAGAAGGAAACCCGGGTGCGGAAACCGTAAGCAACTGGTTCAAGATCGAAAAGTACGGCGAGGAGGATTACAAGCTTGTTTTCTGTCCAACGGTGTGCGACTACTGCAAGGTGATGTGCAGAGATGTTGGGATTTACATCGACGAGTATGGAACCAGACATTTGGCACTCAGCGATGAGCCTTTCAAAGTCAAGTTTCAGAAGGCCTAAATATTATATAACCTCTTCttgctgttgctgttgctgttgctgttgctgttTGCTAGCTAGCTCCTTGTATTTctaagctatatata is from Diospyros lotus cultivar Yz01 chromosome 2, ASM1463336v1, whole genome shotgun sequence and encodes:
- the LOC127795286 gene encoding miraculin-like, whose product is MKPSTTLLLLSALQLLVLVFLSPPAPTNSFLLVAADAAPEAVRDIDGDKLRAGTEYYILPVFRGRGGGVSLGPRNATIYSCPLDVVQESQELDKGSPVAFSPVNPKKGVIRLSTDLNVKFPSVATVCIQSTVWKLDSYDESSGQYFITTAGKEGNPGAETVSNWFKIEKYGEEDYKLVFCPTVCDYCKVMCRDVGIYIDEYGTRHLALSDEPFKVKFQKA